A single genomic interval of Astyanax mexicanus isolate ESR-SI-001 chromosome 4, AstMex3_surface, whole genome shotgun sequence harbors:
- the LOC125801441 gene encoding zinc finger protein 239-like codes for MEPSPDMEKHQHSVKSFTKQSNLKKHQRIHTGEKLYHCSDCGKSFNQQGNLKNHQRIHTGEKPYYCFDCGKSFTQQSTLKKHQRIHTGEKPYHCSDCGKSFTEQSSLKIHQRIHTGEKPYHCSDCGKIFTQQSTLKKHQRIHTGEKPYHCSDCGKIFTTQSDLKQHQRIHTGEKPYHCSDCGKSFTKQSHLKIHQRIHTGEKPYYCSDCGKSFNQQGHLKNHQRIHTGEKPYHCSDCGKSFTKQSTLKIHQRIHTGEKPYHCSDCGKSFTLQSELILHQCIHKR; via the coding sequence atggagccaagtcccgacatggagaaacatcagcactctgtcaagagttttactaaacagagtaatctcaaaaaacaccagcgcattcacacaggagagaaactgtatcactgctcagactgtggaaagagttttaatcaacagggtaatctcaaaaatcaccagcgcattcacacaggagagaaaccgtattactgtttcgactgtgggaagagttttactcaacagagtactctcaaaaaacaccagcgcattcacacaggagagaaaccgtatcactgctcagactgtgggaagagttttactgaacagagtagtctcaaaatacaccagcgcattcacacaggagagaaaccgtatcactgttcagactgtgggaagatttttactcaacagagtactctcaaaaaacaccagcgcattcacacaggagagaaaccgtatcactgctcagactgtgggaagatttttactacccagagtgatctcaaacaacatcagcgcattcacacaggagagaaaccgtatcactgctcagactgtgggaagagttttactaaacagagtcatctcaaaatacaccagcgcattcacacaggagagaaaccgtattactgctcagactgtgggaagagttttaatcaacagggtcatctcaaaaatcaccagcgcattcacacaggagagaaaccgtatcactgctccgattgtgggaagagttttactaaacagagtactctcaaaatacaccagcgaattcacacaggagagaaaccgtatcactgctcagactgtgggaagagttttactttacagagtgaacttatattacatcagtgcattcacaaaagatag